The Streptococcus mitis genome has a segment encoding these proteins:
- the sodA gene encoding superoxide dismutase SodA, which yields MAIILPDLPYAYDALEPYIDAETMHLHHDKHHQTYVNNANAALEKHPEIGEDLEALLADVESIPADIRQALINNGGGHLNHALFWELMTPEKTAPSAELAVAIDATFGSFEEFQAAFTAAATTRFGSGWAWLVVNKEGKLEVTSTANQDTPISEGKKPILGLDVWEHAYYVKYRNVRPDYIKAFFSVINWNKVDELYTAAK from the coding sequence ATGGCTATTATCTTACCAGATCTTCCATATGCATACGACGCTTTGGAACCATACATCGATGCGGAAACAATGCACTTGCACCATGACAAACACCATCAAACTTATGTCAACAATGCTAATGCAGCTCTTGAAAAACACCCTGAAATCGGTGAAGATCTTGAAGCCTTGCTTGCTGATGTAGAATCTATTCCAGCTGATATCCGTCAAGCACTTATCAACAACGGTGGTGGACACTTGAACCACGCTCTTTTCTGGGAATTGATGACTCCTGAAAAAACAGCTCCATCAGCAGAACTTGCAGTAGCAATCGATGCAACATTTGGTTCATTTGAAGAATTCCAAGCAGCCTTCACTGCAGCAGCAACAACTCGTTTTGGTTCTGGCTGGGCATGGTTGGTTGTCAACAAAGAAGGGAAACTTGAAGTGACTTCAACAGCAAACCAAGACACACCAATCTCAGAAGGCAAAAAACCAATCTTGGGCTTGGACGTTTGGGAACATGCTTACTACGTGAAATACCGCAACGTGCGTCCTGACTACATCAAAGCTTTCTTCTCAGTGATCAACTGGAACAAAGTAGATGAATTGTACACAGCTGCTAAATAA
- a CDS encoding YutD family protein yields MRKEIAPELYNYNKFPGPEFHLHGDKVETEGIAFSLVENIKDAFDVTAFNQRFSEVLTKFDYIVGDWSNEQLRLRGFYKDDRTEEKLEKISRLQDYLLEYCSYGCAYFVLENEAPKRASFDKKMRKKEEETPSKKGKKPAQTKRKPNADKKNRRRQKDQHSQKEDKGQRHFVIRQK; encoded by the coding sequence ATGCGAAAAGAAATTGCACCTGAATTATACAACTATAACAAGTTTCCTGGTCCTGAGTTTCATTTACATGGGGACAAGGTCGAAACGGAAGGGATAGCTTTTTCCTTGGTGGAAAATATCAAGGATGCCTTTGATGTGACGGCTTTTAATCAGCGTTTTTCAGAAGTCTTAACCAAGTTTGATTATATCGTGGGAGATTGGAGCAACGAACAGCTTCGCCTACGAGGTTTTTACAAGGATGACCGAACAGAAGAAAAACTTGAAAAAATCAGTCGTTTACAAGACTACCTTTTAGAGTATTGTAGTTATGGTTGTGCTTATTTTGTCTTAGAAAATGAAGCCCCTAAGCGAGCATCGTTTGACAAGAAAATGCGTAAGAAGGAAGAAGAAACACCTTCTAAAAAAGGAAAGAAACCGGCTCAAACCAAACGAAAACCGAATGCAGATAAGAAAAATAGACGTCGTCAGAAAGACCAGCATTCTCAGAAAGAGGACAAGGGACAACGTCATTTTGTCATTCGTCAGAAGTGA
- the rlmN gene encoding 23S rRNA (adenine(2503)-C(2))-methyltransferase RlmN — MKPSIYSLTRQTMQEWVLEQGEKKFRADQIWEWLYRKRVQSFEEMTNLSKDLIAKLNDQFVVNPLKQRIVQESADGTVKYLFELPDGMLIETVLMRQHYGLSVCVTTQVGCNIGCTFCASGLIKKQRDLNNGEIVAQIMLVQKYFDERGQDERVSHIVVMGIGEPFDNYNNVLNFVRTINDDKGMAIGARHITVSTSGLAHKIRDFANEGVQVNLAVSLHAPNNELRSSIMKINRAFPIEKLFAAIEYYIETTNRRVTFEYIMLNEVNDGVEQALELAELLKNIKKLSYVNLIPYNPVSEHDQYSRSPKERVLAFYDTLKKKGVNCVVRQEHGTDIDAACGQLRSNTMKRDRQKAVAAVNP, encoded by the coding sequence ATGAAACCGTCAATTTATAGTTTAACACGTCAAACCATGCAGGAATGGGTTTTGGAGCAGGGAGAAAAGAAATTCCGTGCAGATCAAATCTGGGAATGGCTTTACCGTAAACGTGTCCAGTCATTTGAAGAGATGACCAATCTTTCCAAGGATTTGATTGCTAAGCTTAATGACCAGTTCGTGGTCAATCCCTTGAAACAACGTATCGTTCAAGAGTCTGCTGATGGGACAGTTAAATATCTTTTTGAATTGCCTGATGGTATGTTGATTGAGACAGTACTCATGCGTCAACACTATGGTTTGTCAGTCTGTGTGACCACTCAGGTTGGCTGTAATATCGGTTGTACCTTCTGCGCTTCTGGTTTGATTAAGAAACAACGTGACCTCAATAATGGGGAAATCGTAGCGCAAATCATGCTGGTTCAGAAATACTTTGATGAGCGTGGTCAGGACGAACGCGTCAGCCATATCGTTGTCATGGGTATCGGTGAGCCCTTTGATAACTACAACAATGTCTTGAATTTCGTCCGTACTATCAATGATGACAAGGGAATGGCAATCGGTGCTCGTCACATCACTGTTTCTACCTCAGGTTTGGCCCATAAAATTCGTGACTTTGCTAATGAAGGCGTCCAGGTCAATCTGGCTGTTTCCCTTCACGCACCCAATAATGAATTGCGCTCAAGCATCATGAAGATTAACCGTGCCTTTCCGATTGAAAAACTCTTTGCTGCTATTGAGTACTACATCGAAACAACAAATCGTCGTGTGACCTTTGAGTATATCATGCTCAATGAAGTCAATGATGGTGTAGAACAAGCCTTGGAATTGGCTGAATTGCTCAAGAATATCAAGAAATTGTCTTATGTAAACTTGATTCCTTATAACCCAGTTAGTGAGCATGACCAATATAGCCGTAGTCCTAAAGAGCGCGTCCTGGCCTTCTATGATACGCTTAAGAAAAAAGGGGTTAACTGTGTTGTTCGTCAAGAGCATGGTACTGATATTGATGCAGCTTGTGGACAATTGCGCTCTAATACAATGAAACGTGACCGCCAGAAAGCAGTTGCAGCAGTCAATCCTTAA
- a CDS encoding VanZ family protein, which yields MMKKTYNHILVWGVIFYSICIVYFCFTPQEHSPVGVETPGIQHLGRLVFLLTPFNSFWKLGEVSDIGQLCWLFLQNILNVFLLFPLIFQLLYLLPNLRKTKKVLLFSFLVSLGIECTQLVLDFFFDFNRVFEIDDLWTNTLGGYLAWLLYKRLYKNKIRN from the coding sequence ATGATGAAGAAGACTTATAATCATATTTTGGTCTGGGGAGTCATTTTCTATAGTATTTGTATCGTTTACTTTTGCTTTACTCCTCAAGAACATTCTCCCGTGGGGGTGGAAACTCCAGGTATTCAGCATCTTGGACGCCTGGTTTTTCTTTTGACTCCTTTCAATTCTTTCTGGAAACTGGGCGAAGTGAGTGACATAGGACAATTATGTTGGCTTTTTCTACAAAATATCCTCAATGTCTTCTTGCTTTTTCCTCTGATTTTCCAACTCCTTTATCTCCTTCCAAACTTGCGGAAAACAAAAAAGGTCCTTCTTTTTAGTTTTCTAGTGAGTCTTGGAATCGAGTGTACGCAGTTAGTCTTGGACTTTTTCTTTGATTTTAATCGCGTCTTTGAAATTGATGATTTGTGGACCAATACCTTGGGTGGCTATCTAGCTTGGCTCCTCTATAAACGATTATATAAAAACAAGATAAGGAATTAA
- a CDS encoding ABC-F family ATP-binding cassette domain-containing protein, translating to MSILEVKNLSHGFGDRAIFEDVSFRLLKGEHIGLVGANGEGKSTFMSIVTGKMLPDEGKVEWSKYVTAGYLDQHSVLAEGQSVRDVLRTAFDELFKAEARINDLYMEMAEDGADVDALMEEVGELQDRLESRDFYTLDAKIDEVARALGVMDFGMDTDVTSLSGGQRTKVLLAKLLLEKPDILLLDEPTNYLDAEHIDWLKRYLQNYENAFVLISHDIPFLNDVINIVYHVENQQLTRYSGDYYQFQEVYAMKKSQLEAAYERQQKEIADLKDFVARNKARVATRNMAMSRQKKLDKMDIIELQSEKPKPSFDFKSARTPGRFIFQAKDLQIGYDRPLTKPLNLTFERNQKVAIIGANGIGKTTLLKSLLGIIPPIAGEVERGDYLELGYFEQEVEGGNRQTPLEAVWNAFPALNQAEVRAALARCGLTTKHIESQIQVLSGGEQAKVRFCLLMNRENNVLVLDEPTNHLDVDAKDELKRALKEYKGSILMVCHEPDFYEGWMDQIWDFNNLT from the coding sequence ATGAGTATTTTAGAAGTTAAAAATCTGAGTCACGGTTTTGGTGACCGTGCAATTTTTGAAGATGTGTCCTTCCGTCTCCTCAAGGGAGAACATATCGGTCTGGTCGGTGCCAATGGTGAAGGAAAATCAACCTTTATGAGCATCGTGACTGGTAAGATGTTGCCAGATGAAGGGAAGGTTGAGTGGTCCAAATATGTGACCGCTGGTTACTTGGATCAGCACTCCGTCCTTGCTGAAGGGCAGTCGGTACGTGATGTTCTCCGTACAGCCTTTGATGAGCTTTTCAAAGCGGAAGCCCGTATCAATGACCTCTATATGGAAATGGCTGAAGACGGTGCGGATGTTGATGCTCTCATGGAAGAAGTTGGCGAACTGCAAGATCGTTTAGAGAGTCGTGATTTCTATACCTTGGATGCTAAGATTGACGAAGTAGCGCGTGCCCTTGGTGTCATGGACTTTGGCATGGATACAGATGTAACTTCTTTGTCAGGTGGGCAAAGAACCAAGGTGCTTTTGGCAAAACTCCTCCTTGAAAAGCCCGATATCTTGCTTTTGGACGAGCCAACCAACTACTTGGATGCTGAGCATATTGACTGGCTCAAGCGCTATCTCCAAAACTATGAGAATGCCTTTGTCCTTATTTCACACGATATTCCATTCTTGAACGATGTTATCAATATCGTCTATCATGTGGAAAATCAACAGCTGACGCGTTACTCTGGTGACTACTACCAGTTCCAAGAAGTCTATGCTATGAAGAAATCTCAGCTAGAGGCAGCCTACGAACGTCAGCAGAAAGAAATTGCGGACCTTAAGGACTTTGTTGCCCGAAACAAAGCGCGTGTTGCAACACGAAACATGGCCATGTCTCGTCAGAAGAAATTGGATAAGATGGATATTATCGAATTACAAAGTGAGAAACCAAAACCATCCTTTGATTTCAAATCAGCTCGTACGCCAGGGCGCTTTATCTTCCAAGCCAAGGATTTGCAAATTGGTTATGATCGTCCTCTGACCAAGCCTTTAAATCTTACCTTTGAACGTAATCAAAAGGTTGCTATTATCGGGGCAAATGGTATCGGGAAAACAACTCTCTTGAAGTCCCTATTGGGCATTATTCCACCAATCGCTGGAGAGGTTGAACGTGGAGACTACCTAGAACTTGGCTACTTTGAACAAGAAGTAGAAGGTGGCAATCGTCAAACACCACTAGAGGCTGTTTGGAATGCCTTTCCAGCTCTTAACCAAGCAGAAGTTCGTGCAGCCCTTGCCCGTTGTGGTTTGACAACTAAGCATATCGAAAGCCAAATTCAGGTCTTGTCAGGTGGGGAACAAGCCAAGGTTCGTTTCTGTCTCTTGATGAATCGTGAAAACAACGTTTTAGTGCTGGACGAGCCGACCAACCATTTGGATGTGGATGCCAAGGATGAACTCAAACGCGCTCTCAAAGAATACAAGGGATCTATCCTTATGGTCTGCCATGAACCAGACTTCTATGAAGGCTGGATGGACCAAATATGGGATTTTAATAATCTAACTTAA
- a CDS encoding peptidylprolyl isomerase: MKKIATLLLLSTVALAGCSNIQRSLRGDDYVDSSLAAEESSKAAAQSAKELNDALTNENANFPQLSKEVAEDEAEVILHTNQGDIRIKLFPKLAPLAVENFLTHAKEGYYNGITFHRVIDGFMVQTGDPKGDGTGGQSIWHDKDKTKDKGTGFKNEITPYLYNIRGALSMANTGQPNTNGSQFFINQNSTDTSAKLPTNKYPKKIIEAYKEGGNPSLDGKHPVFGQVIDGMDVVDKIAKAEKDEKDKPTTAITIDSIEVVKDYDFKS, from the coding sequence ATGAAAAAAATAGCAACACTTCTTTTACTATCCACTGTAGCTCTAGCTGGATGTAGCAACATCCAACGTAGTTTGCGTGGTGATGACTATGTTGATTCCAGTCTTGCTGCTGAAGAAAGTTCCAAAGCAGCTGCCCAATCTGCCAAGGAGTTAAACGATGCTTTAACAAACGAAAACGCCAATTTCCCACAACTATCTAAAGAAGTTGCTGAAGATGAAGCTGAAGTGATTCTCCACACAAATCAAGGAGATATCCGTATCAAACTCTTCCCTAAACTCGCTCCTTTAGCGGTTGAAAACTTCCTCACTCATGCCAAAGAAGGCTACTATAACGGCATTACCTTCCACCGTGTCATCGATGGCTTCATGGTTCAAACTGGAGATCCAAAGGGAGACGGTACAGGTGGTCAGTCCATCTGGCATGACAAGGATAAGACAAAAGATAAGGGAACTGGTTTCAAGAACGAGATTACTCCTTATCTCTATAACATCCGTGGTGCTCTTTCTATGGCTAATACTGGTCAACCAAACACCAACGGTAGCCAATTCTTCATCAACCAAAACTCTACAGATACCTCTGCTAAACTCCCTACAAACAAGTATCCAAAGAAAATCATCGAAGCCTATAAAGAAGGGGGAAACCCTAGTCTAGATGGCAAACACCCCGTATTTGGTCAAGTGATTGACGGTATGGATGTTGTAGATAAAATTGCCAAAGCCGAAAAAGATGAAAAAGACAAGCCAACTACTGCTATCACAATCGACAGCATCGAAGTGGTGAAAGACTACGATTTTAAATCTTAA
- a CDS encoding helix-turn-helix transcriptional regulator — translation MAKESKIITNLKSVRESTGMTQQELADRIGMRRETILHLENNRYNPSLEMALKIAQVFNLKVEDLFELRQKEEA, via the coding sequence ATGGCCAAAGAAAGCAAGATTATTACTAATCTCAAATCTGTTCGTGAGTCCACAGGCATGACCCAGCAGGAGTTAGCCGACCGCATCGGCATGCGACGCGAGACAATTCTGCACTTGGAAAATAATCGTTACAACCCTTCGCTAGAAATGGCTCTTAAAATTGCTCAAGTTTTTAATCTGAAAGTAGAAGACCTCTTTGAACTCAGACAGAAAGAGGAAGCATAA
- a CDS encoding DUF3796 domain-containing protein, with protein MRGLIAVIAVALFIDFTVLFGSNLSWGPKLVITGISVTGQIVAICSWLHKSQKDKGKIIFDLSAKLYTILVFAASIFYTVGIWVATPSVSSGIKEWILGISLVIEVIIFGFFSLKNVKETPDERFYANLAKATSLMFVFILGALMILAVIIGYMGSLTLYMGQIFINIAVLICIFAVVYFILERRG; from the coding sequence ATGCGTGGCCTCATTGCAGTGATTGCCGTAGCTCTCTTTATTGATTTTACTGTTTTATTTGGTTCTAATCTTAGTTGGGGACCCAAGTTAGTTATTACTGGTATTTCAGTGACAGGTCAAATTGTAGCTATTTGTAGCTGGCTACATAAGAGTCAGAAAGATAAGGGAAAGATTATTTTTGACTTGTCTGCTAAGCTTTACACGATACTTGTGTTTGCAGCAAGCATTTTTTATACAGTAGGAATTTGGGTTGCGACCCCTAGCGTAAGTTCTGGTATTAAAGAATGGATTTTGGGAATTAGCCTCGTTATTGAAGTGATTATATTTGGTTTTTTCTCTTTAAAAAATGTCAAGGAAACTCCGGACGAACGCTTTTATGCTAATTTAGCCAAGGCAACTAGCTTGATGTTTGTTTTTATACTAGGCGCACTGATGATCCTAGCAGTTATCATTGGGTATATGGGGTCTCTCACTCTTTACATGGGACAGATATTTATTAACATAGCTGTCTTGATTTGCATCTTTGCGGTTGTCTATTTTATCTTGGAACGTAGAGGATAA
- the rpsP gene encoding 30S ribosomal protein S16, translated as MAVKIRLTRMGSKKKPFYRINVADSRSPRDGRFIETVGTYNPLVAENQVTLKEDRVLAWLADGAQPSDTVRNILSKEGVLKKFHDSKFSK; from the coding sequence ATGGCAGTTAAAATCCGTTTGACTCGTATGGGTTCTAAGAAAAAACCTTTCTACCGTATCAACGTAGCAGATTCACGTTCACCACGTGACGGACGTTTCATCGAAACAGTTGGAACTTACAACCCACTTGTTGCTGAAAACCAAGTAACTTTGAAAGAAGACCGCGTTCTTGCATGGTTGGCTGATGGAGCTCAACCTTCAGATACAGTTCGCAACATCCTTTCAAAAGAAGGTGTATTGAAGAAATTCCACGATTCTAAATTCTCAAAATAA
- the kphA gene encoding RNA-binding protein KphA — MDTIENLIIAIVKPLISQPDALTIKIEDTPEFLEYHLDLDQSDVGRVIGRKGRTISAIRTIVYSVPTEDKKVRIVIDEK; from the coding sequence ATGGATACGATTGAAAATCTCATTATTGCGATTGTGAAACCCTTGATTTCACAACCAGATGCCTTAACTATCAAGATTGAAGATACACCAGAGTTTTTGGAATATCATTTGGATCTTGATCAAAGCGATGTGGGTCGTGTAATCGGTCGTAAGGGTCGCACTATTTCTGCGATAAGAACGATTGTCTACTCTGTCCCAACTGAAGACAAAAAAGTAAGAATCGTTATTGACGAAAAATAA
- a CDS encoding alpha/beta fold hydrolase, producing the protein MKRIEVSTEIGSLSVTYQKQKKMLVCLSGAGLLPSYENFSLILEKLPPTIGYLTIDFPNTGRSPMNDQAGKNLDNLADAVYEVLEELAISEYILCVHSLSGILACKLLKKPIKCQALVAIEPTTKNVMFADFSENSYPEMEEQMRLIDECGPELYFKNLTQATFRPEINKEIWEIMQGKGSELENQDPGFQISGEITEEDFENLSIETCTPVFIFCQPYREKEYRESEYWTSNTKLILGGNHHYLQWSESEKIATIIRELLE; encoded by the coding sequence ATGAAGAGGATTGAAGTATCTACAGAAATTGGTAGTCTCTCTGTTACTTATCAAAAGCAAAAGAAAATGCTAGTTTGTTTAAGTGGCGCAGGTTTGCTACCAAGTTATGAAAATTTTTCACTTATACTTGAAAAACTTCCTCCTACAATTGGTTATTTGACTATTGATTTTCCGAACACAGGTAGGAGTCCGATGAATGACCAAGCTGGAAAAAATCTGGATAATCTTGCAGATGCAGTTTATGAAGTACTTGAAGAATTGGCGATTTCTGAATATATACTTTGTGTACATAGTTTGAGTGGAATTTTAGCTTGTAAATTGCTCAAGAAACCAATTAAGTGTCAGGCTTTAGTAGCAATTGAACCGACAACTAAAAACGTCATGTTTGCTGATTTTTCAGAAAATTCTTATCCAGAAATGGAAGAGCAGATGAGGCTGATTGACGAGTGTGGTCCTGAACTTTATTTTAAGAACTTAACTCAAGCAACATTTAGACCTGAAATTAATAAAGAAATCTGGGAAATAATGCAGGGAAAAGGCTCAGAGTTGGAAAATCAAGATCCAGGATTTCAAATATCTGGAGAGATTACTGAGGAAGATTTTGAGAATTTGTCGATAGAAACTTGTACCCCTGTATTTATTTTTTGTCAGCCTTATAGAGAAAAAGAGTACAGAGAATCAGAATATTGGACTTCCAATACTAAACTCATTTTAGGAGGGAATCACCATTATTTACAATGGTCAGAATCAGAAAAAATTGCGACTATTATTCGAGAATTGTTAGAATAA
- the rimM gene encoding ribosome maturation factor RimM (Essential for efficient processing of 16S rRNA) → MNYFNVGKIVNTQGLQGEMRVLSVTDFAEERFKKGTELALFDEKDQFVQTVTIASHRKQKNFDIIKFKDMYHINAIEKYKGYSLKVAEEDLNDLDDGEFYYHEIIGLEVYEGDNLIGTIKEILQPGANDVWVVKRKGKRDLLLPYIPPVVLNVDIPNNRVDVEILEGLDDED, encoded by the coding sequence ATGAACTACTTTAATGTTGGGAAAATCGTCAATACGCAAGGATTGCAGGGTGAGATGCGAGTCTTGTCTGTGACGGATTTTGCAGAAGAACGGTTTAAAAAAGGTACTGAGCTGGCTTTGTTTGATGAAAAAGATCAGTTTGTTCAAACAGTGACCATCGCTAGCCACCGTAAACAGAAGAACTTTGACATTATTAAATTCAAAGATATGTACCATATCAACGCTATCGAAAAGTACAAGGGATACAGTCTCAAGGTTGCTGAGGAAGATTTAAACGATTTAGATGATGGTGAATTTTATTATCACGAGATTATCGGTTTGGAAGTCTATGAGGGTGATAATTTGATTGGAACCATCAAGGAAATCCTACAACCAGGTGCCAACGATGTCTGGGTAGTCAAGCGAAAAGGTAAACGTGACTTGCTCTTGCCTTATATCCCACCAGTAGTTCTCAATGTTGATATTCCAAATAACCGCGTCGATGTGGAAATCTTAGAAGGGTTAGACGATGAAGATTAA
- the trmD gene encoding tRNA (guanosine(37)-N1)-methyltransferase TrmD: MKINILTLFPEMFSPLEHSIVGKAREKGLLDIQYHNFREYAEKARHVDDEPYGGGQGMLLRAQPIFDAFDAIEKKNPRVILLDPAGKRFDQAYAEDLAQEEELIFICGHYEGYDERIKTLVTDEISLGDYVLTGGELAAMTMIDATVRLIPEVIGKESSHQDDSFSSGLLEYPQYTRPYDYRGMVVPDVLMSGHHEKIRQWRLYESLKKTYERRPDLLEHYQLTAEEEKMLAEIKENKE, from the coding sequence ATGAAGATTAATATTTTAACCCTTTTTCCAGAGATGTTTTCTCCGCTAGAGCACTCAATCGTTGGAAAGGCACGTGAAAAAGGGCTCTTGGATATCCAGTATCATAATTTTCGAGAATATGCTGAAAAGGCCCGCCATGTCGACGATGAGCCCTACGGAGGCGGTCAGGGGATGTTGCTCCGAGCGCAACCTATTTTCGATGCCTTTGATGCTATTGAAAAGAAAAATCCGCGCGTCATTCTCCTCGATCCTGCTGGAAAGCGGTTCGATCAGGCTTATGCTGAGGATTTGGCTCAAGAGGAAGAGCTAATCTTTATCTGTGGGCACTATGAGGGTTATGATGAGCGAATTAAGACCTTGGTGACAGATGAGATCTCCCTGGGCGACTATGTCTTGACTGGTGGAGAGTTGGCGGCTATGACCATGATTGATGCTACGGTACGCCTGATTCCAGAAGTGATTGGCAAAGAGTCTAGCCACCAAGATGATAGTTTTTCTTCAGGCCTTCTTGAATACCCTCAGTACACACGTCCCTATGATTATCGAGGAATGGTCGTGCCAGATGTATTGATGAGCGGACACCATGAAAAGATTCGTCAGTGGCGATTGTATGAGAGTTTAAAGAAAACCTACGAACGCAGACCGGATTTGCTTGAACATTATCAACTGACAGCAGAAGAAGAAAAAATGCTGGCAGAAATTAAAGAAAACAAAGAATAA
- a CDS encoding ATP cone domain-containing protein: MQVIKRDGEIAEFNPDKIYQAILKAAQTVYVLTDDLRQNLAQVTKKVVLDLEEAKVERATISMIQSMVEHRLLGAGYITIAEHYISYRLQRDLERSGYGDHIAVHLHFEQIR; this comes from the coding sequence ATGCAAGTAATCAAACGTGATGGAGAAATTGCTGAATTTAATCCAGATAAGATTTACCAAGCTATCTTAAAAGCAGCCCAGACTGTCTATGTATTAACAGATGATTTGCGTCAAAACCTTGCACAAGTCACTAAGAAAGTGGTTTTGGATTTGGAAGAGGCCAAGGTGGAACGTGCTACCATCAGCATGATTCAGTCTATGGTTGAACATCGTCTACTGGGTGCAGGTTACATTACCATTGCAGAACACTACATTTCCTATCGTCTACAACGTGACTTGGAAAGAAGTGGTTATGGAGACCATATCGCTGTTCATTTACATTTTGAACAAATTCGCTAA
- a CDS encoding YdbC family protein: MAEFTFEIEEHLLTLSENEKGWTKEINRVSFNGAPAKFDIRAWSPDHTKMGKGITLSNEEFQTMVDAFKGN, from the coding sequence ATGGCAGAATTTACATTTGAAATCGAAGAGCACTTGTTGACTCTTTCTGAAAACGAAAAAGGTTGGACCAAGGAAATCAACCGTGTGAGCTTTAATGGTGCTCCTGCAAAGTTTGATATTCGTGCTTGGAGTCCAGATCATACTAAAATGGGCAAAGGGATTACTCTCTCCAATGAAGAATTTCAAACGATGGTGGATGCCTTTAAAGGCAATTAA
- a CDS encoding biotin transporter BioY, translating into MKKAHVYAIPAIGAALIAVLAQISLPIGPVPFTLQNFAIGLIATVFRPREAVLSVGLYLLLGAIGLPVFAGGGAGFQALVGPTAGYLWFYLIYSGLTSSLTNSKSGIVNIFLANLLGDALVFVGGILSLHFLAGMAFEKALIVGVFPFIIPDLGKIIAISFISRPLLQRLKNQAYFAN; encoded by the coding sequence TTGAAAAAAGCTCACGTTTATGCTATCCCTGCTATTGGGGCTGCTCTCATTGCTGTTTTGGCACAAATCAGTCTTCCAATTGGACCCGTTCCCTTCACTCTTCAAAACTTTGCAATCGGCTTGATTGCTACTGTCTTCAGACCGAGAGAGGCTGTACTTTCTGTTGGACTCTATCTTCTTCTAGGTGCTATCGGTCTTCCTGTCTTTGCAGGAGGTGGAGCTGGTTTTCAGGCTTTAGTTGGCCCCACTGCAGGCTATCTTTGGTTTTATCTCATTTACTCTGGACTTACTTCCTCTCTAACCAACAGCAAGAGTGGGATTGTCAATATTTTTCTTGCAAACCTCTTGGGTGATGCCCTTGTCTTTGTCGGAGGGATTCTCAGCTTACATTTCCTAGCTGGAATGGCATTTGAAAAAGCTCTTATTGTGGGGGTATTTCCCTTTATCATCCCAGACCTTGGTAAAATTATTGCTATTAGTTTTATTAGCCGTCCATTACTTCAACGCCTTAAAAATCAGGCTTACTTTGCTAACTAA